Proteins from a genomic interval of Rhodothermales bacterium:
- a CDS encoding dienelactone hydrolase family protein, with amino-acid sequence MRFFSLILCVLFVLPASAQDWAVAALDASPRHHEWTTVESRDRDLHLFVAYPESSEPAPTFIVIHENRGLTDSVRLFADQAAEAGYLAVAVDLLSGFDEQHGRTSDFESSDAARSALYELDPDGITQDLLAAQAYALGLPASDGLLFVAGFCWGGSQTFRFATNSDALVGAMVFYGSSPEEGYERIEAPVWGFYGENDARINRQIPGTETAMEELGKTYHPVIYPGAGHAFMRRGDDPSTGADDPNKQARDAAWERIRMLVTLVQAEQG; translated from the coding sequence ATGCGCTTCTTTTCTCTGATCCTTTGTGTCCTCTTTGTACTCCCGGCTTCTGCACAAGACTGGGCCGTTGCCGCGCTGGACGCGTCGCCTCGCCACCACGAATGGACCACTGTGGAGTCCCGCGATCGTGACCTGCATCTCTTCGTGGCGTATCCGGAGTCCTCGGAGCCGGCGCCCACCTTCATCGTGATTCACGAGAACCGGGGATTGACGGACTCGGTGAGGTTGTTTGCAGATCAGGCCGCCGAGGCAGGCTATTTGGCGGTGGCGGTGGACCTGCTTTCGGGATTCGATGAGCAGCATGGCAGGACGAGCGATTTCGAGTCGTCCGATGCCGCCCGGTCAGCCCTGTACGAACTGGACCCGGACGGCATCACGCAGGATCTCCTGGCGGCGCAGGCCTACGCACTCGGCCTTCCGGCATCCGACGGCCTGCTGTTCGTGGCGGGATTCTGCTGGGGCGGCAGCCAGACCTTCCGGTTCGCCACCAATTCCGACGCACTGGTGGGCGCGATGGTGTTCTATGGGTCGTCCCCAGAGGAGGGCTACGAGCGCATCGAGGCGCCGGTTTGGGGGTTCTACGGGGAAAACGACGCTCGCATCAATAGGCAGATTCCAGGAACGGAGACGGCGATGGAGGAACTGGGCAAGACGTACCACCCTGTCATCTACCCGGGAGCCGGACACGCCTTCATGCGTCGGGGAGACGACCCCTCAACTGGGGCGGACGACCCGAACAAGCAGGCGCGGGATGCGGCCTGGGAGCGCATTCGTATGCTGGTAACCCTGGTTCAGGCAGAGCAGGGATGA
- a CDS encoding YdeI/OmpD-associated family protein: protein MNPPENSFHPLSRAEWRAWLLEHHARPDGLWLINHLKASGKPRLDMEDIVEEAVCFGWIDSLPRKLDDERTMLWLAPRKPGSNWSAINKARVDRMMQAGLMHPSGIAKVEAAREDGSWSALDAVEALVVPPDLQAAFDARPGAEGHWLAFPRWSRRAMLEWLVNAKRAATRERRITEIADAAAVNQRANEWPKRKR, encoded by the coding sequence ATGAACCCTCCCGAAAACTCCTTCCATCCGTTGTCCCGGGCCGAGTGGCGGGCGTGGCTTCTGGAACATCATGCGCGCCCGGATGGGCTGTGGCTCATCAACCACTTGAAGGCATCGGGCAAACCCCGGCTGGACATGGAGGACATTGTGGAAGAAGCAGTGTGTTTCGGATGGATCGACAGCCTCCCTCGCAAGCTGGATGACGAGCGGACCATGCTTTGGCTCGCTCCCCGAAAACCCGGCAGCAACTGGTCCGCGATCAACAAGGCCCGGGTGGACAGGATGATGCAGGCGGGCCTCATGCACCCGAGCGGAATCGCCAAGGTGGAGGCGGCCCGGGAGGACGGCTCATGGAGCGCGTTGGACGCGGTCGAAGCCCTGGTGGTACCCCCGGATCTGCAGGCCGCTTTTGATGCCCGGCCGGGAGCGGAAGGGCATTGGCTCGCCTTCCCGAGGTGGTCCAGGCGCGCCATGCTGGAGTGGCTGGTAAACGCAAAACGCGCCGCCACGCGGGAACGACGCATCACTGAGATTGCCGATGCGGCCGCGGTCAACCAGCGGGCCAACGAGTGGCCCAAGCGTAAACGCTAG